A stretch of Gemmatimonas aurantiaca T-27 DNA encodes these proteins:
- a CDS encoding response regulator encodes MSAMTIRILLVDDHAILREGLAALLNGVDGMQVIGQAGDGATAIDLYRNLLPDVVICDLRMVPMDGTEVTSTIRAEFPAARVILLTTYDTDEEVFRGLRAGASSYLLKDVEPAQLIDTVHAVYAGRKAIDPSIAAKLAEHVASDALTARQLEVLRSLAEGRSNIEIANTLYISEGTVKAHIKAILQKLGARDRTQAVTIGIKRGLIREL; translated from the coding sequence ATGTCGGCAATGACGATTCGCATCCTGCTGGTAGACGATCACGCCATCCTGCGCGAGGGGCTGGCCGCGCTGCTCAATGGCGTGGACGGGATGCAGGTGATCGGTCAGGCCGGTGACGGGGCGACCGCCATCGACCTGTATCGCAATCTGCTTCCCGACGTGGTCATCTGCGACCTGCGCATGGTGCCGATGGATGGCACGGAAGTGACGAGCACCATCCGCGCCGAATTCCCGGCGGCCCGCGTGATCCTGTTGACCACGTACGACACCGACGAAGAAGTGTTCCGCGGGCTGCGCGCCGGCGCGTCCAGCTATCTTCTCAAAGATGTCGAGCCGGCGCAACTGATCGACACCGTGCACGCGGTGTACGCCGGCCGCAAGGCGATCGATCCCAGCATCGCGGCCAAGCTGGCGGAACATGTCGCCAGCGACGCGCTCACGGCCCGCCAGCTCGAGGTGTTGCGGAGCCTGGCCGAAGGTCGCTCCAACATCGAGATTGCCAATACGCTCTATATCAGCGAAGGCACCGTGAAAGCCCACATCAAGGCGATCCTGCAGAAGCTTGGCGCGCGCGATCGCACGCAGGCCGTCACCATCGGTATCAAACGCGGGCTGATTCGGGAATTGTAG